A genome region from Nitrospira sp. includes the following:
- a CDS encoding ubiquinol-cytochrome c reductase iron-sulfur subunit, translated as MTGHDAQPDDALVTSTPVGTRRRFFAWVTKIAMGVIGVGLAVPLISYAVAPALKRRESSWNEIGPIDQLPAGEPEQLEFVNSIKDGWRTASVKKVVWAIKQPAGTVVVFSPICPHLGCGFRWDSDDKKFKCPCHGSVYDVTGKVLDGPAPRPLDVLPSKVEQGRLWVTYKQYKSGLDRPVEL; from the coding sequence ATGACGGGGCACGATGCACAGCCCGATGACGCGCTGGTCACCTCGACGCCGGTCGGCACCCGACGCCGGTTTTTTGCGTGGGTCACTAAGATTGCGATGGGTGTCATTGGGGTTGGATTGGCGGTCCCACTCATCAGTTATGCGGTGGCTCCGGCCCTGAAGCGGCGTGAGTCCTCGTGGAATGAGATCGGTCCCATCGACCAACTTCCTGCCGGCGAGCCCGAGCAGTTGGAATTCGTGAATTCGATCAAGGACGGGTGGCGCACCGCGTCGGTGAAGAAAGTCGTTTGGGCGATCAAGCAACCGGCAGGCACGGTGGTGGTGTTCTCCCCCATCTGCCCTCATCTCGGATGCGGATTCCGATGGGACAGTGACGATAAGAAGTTCAAGTGCCCCTGTCACGGCAGTGTCTACGATGTGACAGGCAAGGTGCTCGACGGACCGGCTCCTCGCCCGCTGGATGTGCTCCCCTCCAAAGTGGAGCAAGGGCGACTCTGGGTCACCTACAAACAATATAAATCAGGGCTTGATCGTCCGGTCGAATTGTAG